The stretch of DNA CGTGTTTACAAATCTTTCGTTAAGATCCAATAATTAACTGTTCGCTGCATCTTCCTATTATGGTCATAACCTTTTTCAAACCGAAAATATACTGTCTTTATGATGTCATTGGTAGCTGACATCTTGTTCAGGTCATTTTGAAAGAATGATCTGTTTCTCCTTGTACAGAGGATTTTGTTGCCCATTCGTCCAATGTCAATTGCCTGGCACTAGGTCACAAATCTGGACGCGTTTTGGTCACTGGTGGTGATGATAAAAAAGTGAATCTATGGGCAGTTGGAAAGCAGAATTGTATTATGGtacagttttattttttacttgcAATTGGTTCATTAAAAGGAATATTTCAGTTGGAATACTATAGTTCAATTTTATagtgtttaatttattatttgtataatCCTGATTTGCTGGTTTACAGAGCCTGAGTGGTCATACCACTCCAATAGAATGCGTAAGATTTGGACAGACAGAAGATTTAGTATGCGCTGGCTCGCAAACAGGAGCATTAAAAATTTGGGACCTAGAGCATGCTAAATTAGCCCGTACATTAACTGGGCACAAAGCAGGCATACGTTGTATGGACTTTCATCCTTATGGAGAATTATTAGCATCAGGAAGTTTAGACACTGCTATTAAACTTTGGGATATCCGAAGGAAAGGTTGTATCTTCACTTATAAGGGACACAATAGGATGGTAAATAGTTTAAAATTTAGTCCTGATGGTCAGTGGATTGCTAGTGCAGGAGAAGAAGGAATGGTTAAGGTAAATGTTATACAAATCCTATTTTGAAATAGTGTCAATTAATATAAGTAATCAATGCCTTCTTTTTGAATCAGTTATGGGATTTAAGGGCTGGTAGACAGTTAAGAGAGTTTTCTGAACACAGAGGTCCAGCAACAACAGTGGAATTTCATCCTCATGAATTCTTACTAGCCAGTGGAAGTGCAGACAGAACAGTTCACTTTTGGGATTTGGAATCTTTTCAACTTGTATCTTCTACAGACCAAAGTCATTCCTCTGCAATCAGGTATTTACCAACTCTGTAGAATTTTTATTGCTATTAAAGGTTTCCgctaatttataaatattttttcttttggaTAGATGCCTCTACTTCAGTCAGGGTGGAGAATGTCTTTTTGCTGGTTGCCATGATGTATTAAAAGTTTATGGTTGGGAACCAGGTAGAACATTAGATTCAGTCCCAACTGGCTGGGGAAAGGTACAGGATATAGCCATCGCTCAAAATCAACTGGTAAGATAGTTGTTCATTGATTTCCTGtatacataataatttatgaattaaGAATTGTGTTTATTGGTTATTTAGATTGGTGCAAGTTTTCACACCGCaaacattgttttgtacgtgtGTGACTTAAAGAAAATTGCTCCATTAGGGGGAGTATCAACATCCGGTTCTCCATTTAGTCATGGGAATTCGTTAAGGAAAAGTTTTTCTAGGGAAAGGCCACCTGGATTAAAAAAACACACgtaagtttaataaataagtGTCATGTATTTTGTTATGTTTTTTTATACCTAATGTTTTGCTTATAGATTAGATGTACGGACCATAGAAGAAGCAGACAAGTCTGGAACTGATCCTGAAGATGAAGCAACATATGCAGATATTCCTAATGTCACTGAATATCATGACATATTTCAACCTAACAGGTCATGTAAgtacaatataaaattgtaaccaTTACTCATTCTTTGTTGCAAGATCTGTGTCTCACAACATATTCAATTTCTCTTTTTGTTCTAACTCTTAATTACTCACCTACAATCAcgaatctgaaaatataaatgcatttaaaatttgaatgtTCTGCTGTATGGTTTGTGAATGAGCATGCTATGCACGATGTGTTTCAGTGTCTCGCACTCCACCTCCAGAACCTGAGGCTTTCCCGGAGCCTCAAGATGTAGGTGAGTTCTCTTTTATAGCAAACTCTTCTTacctattttcttttcttactccaATATTGCATGAATGCCAGTGTATAAATACTTGTATGGTTTACATAAAGTTTCAACTTTACATCGTTTCGCGTGCTTTCTTTTTACAGATCCTACACAGCCACAGATACTACAAAATCTTTCTACCTCAATGTCAAATTTAAATACGGTGGATACAGAAGAAGTTCCACCTATCTCATCACCGTCATCTCCGCCTCCACCCGCACCAACGTTATCATTGACAAAACCTGTACCAGTTCGTGTTCAACCGATTAAATCGTCGCCGCCAGTTCAAAGAAATGCAATCACGAGTACTAGCCAAATAAAAGCAAATCTTCAAGCAAATAACGGTCTTGGTAGAACATCAAAAAATCTCGCGTCTATACCACCTCTAAGACAAAACATTACACCTCTTCCCGGGAAAAAAAGCGGTCCTACCAATGATATAGGAACACTTCCACAACCTTTGGGCCCGCAAAGGTCAAACTCTACGCTGACGCCACGTGTAGCACCAATGGCTGCTGTTCTTCCAGTAATGGATGATGGTAAACTAAAGAACAGAGCACCTAGCCCGGATTCTCCTAAGCATTACTTGAAAAGACAGAGTAGCTGCAGAGATGGAGAACAGGGTTACGAAAGCGATTACCCGGTACAGTAAGTATAGATACTTGAAGCGTAGATATTAGCGTATATACAACAGTGACAATTATCGGAAGTGCGTTTAACGTTCTTgcagaattaataatataaggCACAGCCCCTCCGACCCTGCGTTAAACAGGCCAAATTCTGCGCAATCTAGGTCTACTTCGCTGAACAGAAACTTTGCTACCTCAACGTCGCTGTCTGCGCGCAACGCTTCCACAACCACGACATTCGTTATAAAGAAAGCAAATAAAGCTCAAGTGCCCCCAAATCCTAAGTTAGAGGTCCGTGCGTCTCAAATAAGGCCCAATATCGAGAACACGGAGAAAGGCGAATTTGTCCCCATAAGCGCCGATAAACCTTACGGCTTGGACGTTGAAACTTTTCTACCAGTGAGTTTTTACTATTCTGTCGATAAATAAAACAGTGTTTTAAACattaactttataaaataGCATTgtcttcccttttttttatagaacCATTTTGCAACTTCAACTGGGTTGGGTTTCTCGCAAATGGGAGTTCTTAATGAAATGTCAGAAGCCGAAGTACTCAACAGCATGATGCGCGGTCATGAATCGATGATGGCAGTACTCACAAGTCGTCATCGTtctttacaaattatttactcTTTGTGGCACAATAAAGATCTTAAGGTAATTGATCAACTTCCATTATTGTACGTAAAATAGTAGCTAAGACAAGATTGTAAATTTTCAGGCTGCGGTGGAATCTGCTGTGGCAATGAACGATCTTTCAGTTATTGTGGATCTATTGGGGATACTGACATTAAAACCGTAAGTAATATGATTTCATGAACAATTGAAGAACATTATTGACTTCTGAGTTcttataatttgttttttatttttttcaactttttaTTTACAGGACTATGTGGAACTTGGATCTCTGTAACTCTCTACTTGGTCCAATTGGTGATCTACTACAAAGTAAATATGAAATGTGAGTAAAAATCTTTCTTTAACACTTCTTTATTTCTTGTTTCacaacttttattttattttacgccTCCTTTTAAATGTCTCCAATTACACTTACTTTTCATATTTCACACTTTTATAAAAACTATTGAGATTTAAAAAACCTTTAAATTCTTAAAGAGGTCATTTCTCATcccattattattttttcttctctttttttctatattgATTAAAAGTTTGAAACACATGCCTATTCACGCGTATCCTCTAACGTTACTTCAATTTCTATCGTGAAACACAACACGGTTGGTGAATTAAAGAAAATCGAGACACCCCTGTATGGGGTGAGTTCTCGAATGGCGGATGAGAGGGTAAACAGGGTATTTCGAGTGGGGTCGCGTACACTTCACGTAGCACGGCTGCCTGTATGGGAATGGCTAATTCAACGAACAGGGAAATACGAGGCGAGAAGAAGGGTTCACGAAAATTAGCCGAAACAATGGAAGATAGTGGCAGATGCAAATTCGAGCTTCGAATCCTCGGCTGTCGCGGGTATTATTGTTGAATCTTAAAACTCGAAGGGCCACGCATATGTTGACGCACTCCATGGACAGTTACGGACAGtaagtccttttctttcttggCACTGACAGCCGATCATGAATATTAATGATGGCGTAGGAAGTTGGATATGGCTGTGACGCATTCTTGAAAAGCATACTTTCGTTCGTAAACGTTATTGATATTGGTGTTTATtcaaagtatgaaaaaatTGTCATTCCAAATATTAACACGATAATAATTggattgtaaattattttttgacAACAGCTTTAGATAAGGAGCGGAAGAATGGCAATAGCTCGTTCGATCGATGCTCGAAACAGTGTAATTAACCGGTGCTCAGTTACAAGCTGTTGCTATTGCGCTGTCGTGACGAGAAACGAGCATTTCCTTTCACATGTGCATTGGTTATCCATTTCTTCCTGCCCATTCTTCCTCTAATTACGCACACAATGCGCATTATAAATTGTACACGCCTATTAACGTCGAGTGGATTGCGCGCCACATATATCTCGTTGCTCCGTCTTAATCGTCctttaaaagaaagaaagtatGAATTTCATTGAGCAATGAATGGAATCATATTTATGGAATCATATTTGGATTATTCTAATTTCAGATATATAGAATCGTTTTGCAGTTGGTTTCTGCAAGTTTGATCAGAGTAAATCCTTTTAGTTAAATagatttatataattacagAAACTTTCCTATGTTAATTGAACGAGACACCAATATCAATTCTATAATCCAGTGATCTAATAATAGCACATCCGTTTAGAATGCGAGTTTACCAGTCCGGAAAATTGCCGTCCTGTTCGTTACGCCGCCACTTATTGCGACCATCATCGGTCTCCGCGTTTTGCCTCCTTATTTGTCATTGCTAttattagaaagaaaaaagcaacAGAAAAATGATTATTGTACAATTTGTCAAGAACTATATCTTTTAATCTTTTATGTTTCCTATCATATTCTTTTAGTTAATATAATATCTCTTAAATCTTAGAATCTATTTTATCACTGATGAAATATTCTGACcagaatggattaaaatgattaATCGTGAATTAccattttcattttaaatctTAGTGAGGATCTATTGATTCCTTATATGTGATTATACAAATCTTTCAAATCTTATAATTGGTTAAGGTCTTGCATTTTATCACCAATGGTACGTCCTAATTGGAATTAATTGGAAGTTAATATTGACGTAATATTCTAATCAGAATGAACTAGAAATTACTACACACACATAAATTACCATTTCATTTTAAACCTCAATTAGGATCTaaaaatttatcgattacCATGTTTATCATTgactataaaaatatttgaggCTTAATTTATGTCTTACATATTATCACACGTTACATTCTAATCAAAACTAATTAGAAGTCACTAGTCGTACATtagcatttttattttcaaatttcaattaggatataaaaatttaccGAGCACGAATGAGTATTTGGAAAGTCATTAAGACAAAAGAATGTTACGTGCAGGTAGATATTTTGTTAACACGCAAGTACAagtttctcgtttcttctGCTTTTTCCTGAGCGTTTATGGTTGTTGACCACGTCCGTTCAGAAATTAACCGATACCGTAAAAGTGAATTCAGACTAATTTGTTGGTCGCTCAGCAGCTGCCATTCGCAATTACTCGACGCAATAATTGAGTTCGTGTGTCTTCGTACCCATTTTTCTCTATCTATTACCGTTTTCTGCCTTTGTTTCGCTCTATGATCAGCTTGAAACGAAAAGAAACTAATTATCAAGTCGTACACTTTCGTTGATCGTGAAATTTATGAGAAAACTGTGACTTTTAGGAATATAAAGTAGCTCTAATGAAGATTTTACTGCCGATAAATACATATCGCGAAACGAGACAATTAAGATCAATCTAGTTTAATAACGTGTGTTTCTTTCATCATTTAATCGTGTCAGATAATCTTTCCTTCTCAGAGTGTTCTTAAAGCCTAACACAGTAATAAAATTAGTCTTGTGCATAAACAATCTACTTCTGAAAGAaatgtgaaaaaatatatttgccAGTGTATGTATTAAGATTATTGTATTGTATACAGATTAATGGTAAAGACAAATAAATTCTCTTAAAACAGATATCATTTGTTGAAAATCGAACTTTGAATCTCGAAAGCCAAACTTGTCATGAATTCGCACTGATTATGGTACTTTCGAGTTATGGTTGGACAACTATCGAAAGGGTGAATCCAGCCAGGAAATCGTCAGCTAAATATACACATCTCGGTGTCGTAATGCAGCACAGTTTGCATATAACTACTCGGCATTTTCACGGCTCGTTCGTCACGGGCTTTCGTCCTGGTCAAAGGTGGTAGGCTCGtgagaaaaaaaagagcacGTCGAGAAATATTTGATCCGACGTCACGTGCCACACGATAAAGGGATCGCCACACCATCATCGATACTTCCCCTCCTTctcaatatttataaatacgaaagatatttttaaaaagaaatatttttttcacaaAGATGAACATTTAATAATGAAAGCTATCAATCCAGGAAAAGAAGATTtgcagaaa from Bombus huntii isolate Logan2020A chromosome 3, iyBomHunt1.1, whole genome shotgun sequence encodes:
- the LOC126864276 gene encoding katanin p80 WD40 repeat-containing subunit B1 isoform X2; translated protein: MASSTKRSWKLQDFVAHSSNVNCLALGHKSGRVLVTGGDDKKVNLWAVGKQNCIMSLSGHTTPIECVRFGQTEDLVCAGSQTGALKIWDLEHAKLARTLTGHKAGIRCMDFHPYGELLASGSLDTAIKLWDIRRKGCIFTYKGHNRMVNSLKFSPDGQWIASAGEEGMVKLWDLRAGRQLREFSEHRGPATTVEFHPHEFLLASGSADRTVHFWDLESFQLVSSTDQSHSSAIRCLYFSQGGECLFAGCHDVLKVYGWEPGRTLDSVPTGWGKVQDIAIAQNQLIGASFHTANIVLYVCDLKKIAPLGGVSTSGSPFSHGNSLRKSFSRERPPGLKKHTLDVRTIEEADKSGTDPEDEATYADIPNVTEYHDIFQPNRSYPTQPQILQNLSTSMSNLNTVDTEEVPPISSPSSPPPPAPTLSLTKPVPVRVQPIKSSPPVQRNAITSTSQIKANLQANNGLGRTSKNLASIPPLRQNITPLPGKKSGPTNDIGTLPQPLGPQRSNSTLTPRVAPMAAVLPVMDDGKLKNRAPSPDSPKHYLKRQSSCRDGEQGYESDYPVQINNIRHSPSDPALNRPNSAQSRSTSLNRNFATSTSLSARNASTTTTFVIKKANKAQVPPNPKLEVRASQIRPNIENTEKGEFVPISADKPYGLDVETFLPNHFATSTGLGFSQMGVLNEMSEAEVLNSMMRGHESMMAVLTSRHRSLQIIYSLWHNKDLKAAVESAVAMNDLSVIVDLLGILTLKPTMWNLDLCNSLLGPIGDLLQSKYEMYITVGCSGLRLILRNFASVIKSNVEAPLHTIGVDVSREERYHKCLSCYEKLSTIRGVLLKKQTTPGKLGALFREMVVLIRSLE
- the LOC126864276 gene encoding katanin p80 WD40 repeat-containing subunit B1 isoform X3 is translated as MASSTKRSWKLQDFVAHSSNVNCLALGHKSGRVLVTGGDDKKVNLWAVGKQNCIMSLSGHTTPIECVRFGQTEDLVCAGSQTGALKIWDLEHAKLARTLTGHKAGIRCMDFHPYGELLASGSLDTAIKLWDIRRKGCIFTYKGHNRMVNSLKFSPDGQWIASAGEEGMVKLWDLRAGRQLREFSEHRGPATTVEFHPHEFLLASGSADRTVHFWDLESFQLVSSTDQSHSSAIRCLYFSQGGECLFAGCHDVLKVYGWEPGRTLDSVPTGWGKVQDIAIAQNQLIGASFHTANIVLYVCDLKKIAPLGGVSTSGSPFSHGNSLRKSFSRERPPGLKKHTLDVRTIEEADKSGTDPEDEATYADIPNVTEYHDIFQPNRSLSRTPPPEPEAFPEPQDVDPTQPQILQNLSTSMSNLNTVDTEEVPPISSPSSPPPPAPTLSLTKPVPVRVQPIKSSPPVQRNAITSTSQIKANLQANNGLGRTSKNLASIPPLRQNITPLPGKKSGPTNDIGTLPQPLGPQRSNSTLTPRVAPMAAVLPVMDDGKLKNRAPSPDSPKHYLKRQSSCRDGEQGYESDYPVQSTSLNRNFATSTSLSARNASTTTTFVIKKANKAQVPPNPKLEVRASQIRPNIENTEKGEFVPISADKPYGLDVETFLPNHFATSTGLGFSQMGVLNEMSEAEVLNSMMRGHESMMAVLTSRHRSLQIIYSLWHNKDLKAAVESAVAMNDLSVIVDLLGILTLKPTMWNLDLCNSLLGPIGDLLQSKYEMYITVGCSGLRLILRNFASVIKSNVEAPLHTIGVDVSREERYHKCLSCYEKLSTIRGVLLKKQTTPGKLGALFREMVVLIRSLE
- the LOC126864276 gene encoding katanin p80 WD40 repeat-containing subunit B1 isoform X1: MASSTKRSWKLQDFVAHSSNVNCLALGHKSGRVLVTGGDDKKVNLWAVGKQNCIMSLSGHTTPIECVRFGQTEDLVCAGSQTGALKIWDLEHAKLARTLTGHKAGIRCMDFHPYGELLASGSLDTAIKLWDIRRKGCIFTYKGHNRMVNSLKFSPDGQWIASAGEEGMVKLWDLRAGRQLREFSEHRGPATTVEFHPHEFLLASGSADRTVHFWDLESFQLVSSTDQSHSSAIRCLYFSQGGECLFAGCHDVLKVYGWEPGRTLDSVPTGWGKVQDIAIAQNQLIGASFHTANIVLYVCDLKKIAPLGGVSTSGSPFSHGNSLRKSFSRERPPGLKKHTLDVRTIEEADKSGTDPEDEATYADIPNVTEYHDIFQPNRSLSRTPPPEPEAFPEPQDVDPTQPQILQNLSTSMSNLNTVDTEEVPPISSPSSPPPPAPTLSLTKPVPVRVQPIKSSPPVQRNAITSTSQIKANLQANNGLGRTSKNLASIPPLRQNITPLPGKKSGPTNDIGTLPQPLGPQRSNSTLTPRVAPMAAVLPVMDDGKLKNRAPSPDSPKHYLKRQSSCRDGEQGYESDYPVQINNIRHSPSDPALNRPNSAQSRSTSLNRNFATSTSLSARNASTTTTFVIKKANKAQVPPNPKLEVRASQIRPNIENTEKGEFVPISADKPYGLDVETFLPNHFATSTGLGFSQMGVLNEMSEAEVLNSMMRGHESMMAVLTSRHRSLQIIYSLWHNKDLKAAVESAVAMNDLSVIVDLLGILTLKPTMWNLDLCNSLLGPIGDLLQSKYEMYITVGCSGLRLILRNFASVIKSNVEAPLHTIGVDVSREERYHKCLSCYEKLSTIRGVLLKKQTTPGKLGALFREMVVLIRSLE